Sequence from the Brevundimonas diminuta genome:
CGCTTTGCTGGCGGACGATGCCGACTTCCTGTTGCTGAACGCCTATGCGGCCCGTGTGTCCGGCCTGTCCCTGGCGCACCTGATGGTCGAGGCGACCCAGGATCGCGGCGGCCGGATCGACTGGGGCGAACTGGCCCTGTCCGAAGACGGCCCGGACGCCCGCGCCATCGGCCTGTCCTTCTTCGCGCGGTGGAGCCGATGAGCGAACGCGTCATCACCTCCCTGACCAACGACACGGTCAAGGGCGTCCGGGCCCTGCATATGCGCAAGGAACGCGACCTGACCGGGACCTTCCTGGCCGAGGGGCTGAAGTTCATTGGCGAGGCGCTGGACCAGGGCCGTGCGCCCCGGATGTTGCTGGTCGGCGAGGACGCCCGTCCTCACCCTCTGCTGGATCGCGCCAAGGCCGCCACGCTCAAGGCTGGCGGCGACATCATCGTCGTCACCCACGCCATCCTCGAAAAAATCAGCCGCCGCGACAATCCGCAGACCGTGCTCGGCGTGTTCGAACAGGCATATGCGCCTCTCGACAGCCTGAACCCCGCCTCGGCCCCCTGCTGGGTGGCGCTGGAGCAGGTGCGCGATCCCGGTAATCTGGGCACCATCATTCGCACGGCGGACGCGGCCGGTTGCGGCGGGGTGATCCTGATCGGCGACTGCGTCGATCCCTATTCGGTCGAGGCCGTGCGCGCGACCATGGGCTCGGTCTTCGCCGTCTCGATCTCCAAGACGACGCCCGAGGCTTTCCTTGCCTGGCGCAAGACCTGGCCCGGCAGCGTCGTCGGCACCCGCCTGGACGCCAAGGTCAGTCACCGCTCGGCCGTCATGCAACAGCCGTCGCTGATCCTGATGGGCAATGAACAGGCTGGCCTGACCGACGCCCTGGCCGCCGCCTGCGACGTCAACGTCAAGATCCCGATGCGCGGCCGCGCCGACAGCCTGAACCTGGCCATCGCCACCGGCATCATGGTCTATGCCGCGACGGACGAAGCCTAGCGCTGCTCCTCCGGCGCAACCCGCCCCATGCCCCACAGGGCGGCGATGGTGACCAGAGCCGAAATCGCCAGATAGCCGCCGACGGCCCCCGGCCCGAACCGATCTGCCAGCTTCAGCGCGATGTAGGGCGCAAGCGATGCGCCCAGGATGCCCGCCAGATTGAAGGCCATCGACGCGCCGGTGTAGCGCACCGCTGTCGGGAACGGCCGCGCCATGGCCGCGCCGATGGGGCCATAGGTGCAGCCCATCAGGGCGAACCCCAGCGCAAAGAAGATCAGCAGGCCGCTGAGACCGCCCCCGAACAGCGGTGCGAACAGAAAGCCGAACAGGCCGATCCCGACCGAAGAGGCGATCAGCACCCTGACCTGCCCGTATCGATCCGCCAGCAAGGCTGTCACCGGTATGAAGGCGGCGAAGAACAGCACGCCGATCAACTGGATGGGCAGCACATCGGCCCGCGCCAGCCCCATGCCCGTCGTCGCCCAGCCCAGGGCGAAGACGGTCATCAAATAGAACAGGGTGAAGGTCGTCACGCCGCAGAAGGTGCCCAGAACTAGCGCCGCCTTGTGGTGGGCGAACAAGGTGACGGCCGGCGCCTTGACCCGCTCGTCGCGGTCGACCGCCTTCTGAAACTCGGGCGTCTCGGTGATCTTCAGTCGCACCCACAGGCCGACGAACACCAGCACGGCGCTGGCCAGAAACGGAATGCGCCAGCCCCAGCCCTCGAACGCGGTCTCGCTCATCGTCGAGGTCAGGACGATGAAGGATGTGGTGGACAGGATGAAGCCGATGGGCGCGCCCAGCTGAGGGAACATGCCGAACCAGGCCTTCTTTCCAGCCGGCGCATTCTCGGTCGCCAGCAACACCGCCCCGCCCCATTCGCCGCCCAGGCCCAGCCCCTGACCGAACCGGCAAAGGGCCAACAGCAGGGGCGCCAGCAGGCCGACCTGCTGGTGCGTCGGCAACAGGCCGATGGCCACGGTCGACAGGCCCATGGTCATCAGCGCCGCGACCAGCGTCGCCTTGCGCCCCACCCGATCCCCAAAATGCCCGAAAGCCAGGGCGCCGACGGGCCGCGCGAAGAAGGCGATGGAAAAGGTCGCGAACGAGGACAGCAGCGCCGTCCCCGGATCCTCTCCGGGGAAGAACAGCGTCGGGAACACCAGGACGGCCGCCGTGGCGTA
This genomic interval carries:
- a CDS encoding TrmH family RNA methyltransferase, whose amino-acid sequence is MSERVITSLTNDTVKGVRALHMRKERDLTGTFLAEGLKFIGEALDQGRAPRMLLVGEDARPHPLLDRAKAATLKAGGDIIVVTHAILEKISRRDNPQTVLGVFEQAYAPLDSLNPASAPCWVALEQVRDPGNLGTIIRTADAAGCGGVILIGDCVDPYSVEAVRATMGSVFAVSISKTTPEAFLAWRKTWPGSVVGTRLDAKVSHRSAVMQQPSLILMGNEQAGLTDALAAACDVNVKIPMRGRADSLNLAIATGIMVYAATDEA
- a CDS encoding MFS transporter codes for the protein MSDVLPKNSTGRVLFASLIGTTIEFFDFYIYATAAVLVFPTLFFPGEDPGTALLSSFATFSIAFFARPVGALAFGHFGDRVGRKATLVAALMTMGLSTVAIGLLPTHQQVGLLAPLLLALCRFGQGLGLGGEWGGAVLLATENAPAGKKAWFGMFPQLGAPIGFILSTTSFIVLTSTMSETAFEGWGWRIPFLASAVLVFVGLWVRLKITETPEFQKAVDRDERVKAPAVTLFAHHKAALVLGTFCGVTTFTLFYLMTVFALGWATTGMGLARADVLPIQLIGVLFFAAFIPVTALLADRYGQVRVLIASSVGIGLFGFLFAPLFGGGLSGLLIFFALGFALMGCTYGPIGAAMARPFPTAVRYTGASMAFNLAGILGASLAPYIALKLADRFGPGAVGGYLAISALVTIAALWGMGRVAPEEQR